A region of the Labeo rohita strain BAU-BD-2019 chromosome 5, IGBB_LRoh.1.0, whole genome shotgun sequence genome:
ctgtttttaatcaCACATTTGAGCATTAAGTGAAAACGTAAGGGACAACAGGATTAGCAAGCATCATGTCTTGTGCATTACTAATTAATCTGAAATTGAAACCtgaaaataatgctaaaaatacaattttgggTGTCCTGACATCGCAAGCTGCacgcaaaaacaaacacagcgcGAACAATGTAGTCCGATTCATGAGAAAATGACTCTTAGGAGTCAATTCAATTAATgactcattaaaaatacatttgtataaaATCAGCCTGACATAATGAATGTTCCACaacttgtttttctttcagtCATGTCAGACTCGAATTTAACAACTGTTTTGTTTACTAAGGTAAATAAGTCAAATGGTTGTTCATTCCATAAGGTGTTGCTGAGGAGACATAACTGCACCTTCTGTAATGATATCTTAATTTCAaccttaaaaatacaatatgttACCCATtccgtgtcaaatcaaccaaatttctaAAACTTCCCCGGCtcctctggttgagttgacacgAAATACAGGTAAGACCATTTATGGGAGTCTCtgcttatttaaatgcaaaaacacagaattcagTAGGAAACACACTGTGCTGTCAATGTAGGCAGCTCGCCGGGATTTTGAAGCACAACCTATGAACGCTGAGAGGAAATGACCTTTGAGATCAGTTCACTGTGCAAAgctaaacagttttttttattcgcTTAGAACAGTATCACAACGTTATTCAATAATAAACACGCGATAAAGTATTTAAGAAACAGGAAATGCAGGAAATGACTCTATTTTCACAGCCatctttgtgtctgtgtgttattttaatagtattatGTCAATTGGAAAGACGCAAACTATCAATTCAAACTACTGTCACACATCTGATAAGCATAAGACAGGAGTGACACTTACGTTTTGAATTCTCTCTCCATTTGGGTTTTTGCTATGATCAATGTGATCCAACATCAGGTACAAGGAAAATACCACAACACAGAATATGGCACTGCCAAAAACTGTGAACTGTCTGCTGAGCTTCATTTCTCAGATGAGTCCTGTGCATTCACATGAAAGGCAAACTTTTAAAGGCTTGTGGCTTACGAGCGATGGTCCCGTAGGTGACAGAAAAAGGCAGAAGTGAAAAAGAAAGGTCTTTTCGCCATGAAGAGTTACGCGGAAGGGGACACCTTCTCTGTCCGTCGGCGGGGAAATGTCGCCTTGTGTATCCACGGACTCAAATCCACTGCGATCTGTCTTCAAAGTTTTGACGATGCGGAAGAGTTTGTGTGATTCAGCAAATTGTGATGGTCAAACAGGCAAAGGAAAAGCGCCAACCCTGCCCCCTTCCTGCGCTTACTGAGCTACAGATAGAGGAAAAGTGAGCGTGGAGTTGCGCCGCCTAACGAGTGAATACATCACTCActcacacgcgcacacacacacacacacacacacacgcactcagGTGAGCCCATACATTTTAGTCAATTTGTTgagcatttctttttctgtgggGTCCCAAAGATCTAAAattgtttgtgtaaaaatattttattttctttcgccccaataaaacaaacaaacaaaaacctcTGACATAATGATGATTAATCTGCACTGTAATATATCTAGCCTATCCACcttcttttttctatttgtaaAATTTTTTGGGTGTAGCTTCCGGTCTTATTGCGTCCAGCTGTTtctagctgtacaaaacagttcattttgctgcttgatattgcaaattggtgtgtcttaccaaattaatgtattatgttaattatgaacactggtttgcagtgcaaactgttttaccgcttactgcacattgttatttttgCGGCTAATAAAGcagaagtctcgcccataggcttacttccacgtcGAAGAATGAGGTggatagaaatgtaaaaatatggaaTTTAGTACCTAAACGTTTATTCAGTGCtattgtgttatatttcatataaatgttatattttatgtaaaaactaTATTGAGATATTATGATGAATTAATACAAGACACTACAGGCAAAAACCTTTCTTTTCAGGCACTGATCAGTTTTGAGATTTTGAGGTATTTTGCTTCCAAAACTTGTcatttttcagactagtgggaAGAAAACagccaaaatacacatttaagagTTTATATTCttacactttatctatttgcttGTGTAAAtatcaattacaatacatatctttaaaggccatttgtttttcaaaatgagttttttttcatgcactgaATTAGAAATCTCCATTTCAGTAGTACCAAACTTTctattcctttttattttttatattctgaaAGGTTATACAGAAGGGTTTTTTCATATAGCATCTGCCTGATTTGGGTAACatcttatataaaatattatagaccatttcgctagatgtaaacgaCAATGGTCCAGAagcgcttcctgtttttttttttttttttttttttttttttttttttttgtttttttatttcacatatacaaatacatcttaaaggtgctaatgtaaaattttcatccagtcaaatgttacgttggttgtattttttgtgatgtttgtgtaaagtaaaaaaaaaaaaaagaaaagaaacaggaagtgtttggggaccagtatgtttacatctagcgaaatggtctataagtgatttttctgtctgttgacggtttttatgatttatggagtgataaaaAGAGATCCCCTCTCCTTAAAATGTCAGCAAAATGCTTGCTTTATCCAATGTTTTGATTTCTGTctttatatttatgcaatatttagtgcatatttaattagttGTGCCCCATTTccatatttaaacaacatttcagaaaacttgtaatacaaaagaATTGTCTTAATGTgatctttaatttttattattattatttttttttacctgtagTGTCTTGCTTTAATAAAGCTATTTAATGAATTGATTAATcaggtaaaaatatttatttatttatttatttatttttgtgtggtATGTGTCCTCCAATTATTAGGTTTCTACTGTGTGGTTTTCAGGGTGTTTGGCAGTGCTGACTTAACATCCAgtgaaagataaataaataaataggcctATTATTTCCTGGTTTACAAAGATtcacttaatattttatgaagCATCTATGTATAATTGGAAATCAATTCCTTTTTCAGTTTGACACAATTAATCCAAGCGGAACTTGTATTTCCAGTGTCTGCCCTAGCAACTGTTTATCCCAGTGTATCACCCTATTTTATCTCGTCCTGTCCTACCCTGCCCTGTCCCATCCTGTAACATTCCACCCCAATCCATCCTATCCCCGCCTGCTTTCTGTTTTCCAGGTGGGCTTTAAATTGCACACGTGGTGTTGCAGTTGGCTTACAGCTGCCTAGCTGCGCCCGATTATAATACTGGCACTGATACTCACAGCTGATTGGCGGACATATGTCACGTGCCTCTTAAGTTTCGTGGTGACGTTCGCAGAGTTAGTTGTGACACGGGAGGCATCCAGGAACACAGGTACGGTTGGTTATTAGACGGCACATTTCCTAAACTAAAAGATTGTGTGagttttctgtgtgaaattgGCGGAATAAAGGCGTCGGCAGACATTATTATCCACGCCCTAGAAACAGCAGCGCCTTTCGACAAACATTAGTTAGCTTGCTAGCTGCGCTAAACTTGCACCAGGGCCCGTATTCCACTGAGTTGATGCAGTTGATCACGAGATTTGGGTGTTTCTTTagattaaaaatctgttttgagGGTTGTACATTGCATTTATTGTAAGGATATATCTCCTTGTAGCGTGACAAGCGATAGCATATGTTAAGCACCTTTAATGCGTATTGTTGACGGATGTGATGTGTTTGCTGCAAACTACATTGACAACAATACATGACAGTGTTGGGTTATGATGAGACAGTGCTGAAGAACTGTCGTGGTGTTACTCTGATCAGCAATAATGTGATCTGTCATAGGTTAGAAAGCTTTAATTCTTCCTAATCCTGGTCCTGGAGTAGCACTGCATTGCACATTTGggatattttctatatttaacaACCATGATTCATTAGTAGAGTAGAGGTTCCAAGACCTGAACTGGGTGTGTTTAATAAAGGATTGAACCAGCACTTAAAAGACTGCTGCATTTTATGCATCAAATATGGAGGATCTTTGTTAAAACTGGTTAGAATCTTCTTTATGTTCGGCCTGTGTAGCATAAAACTGTGACTGtgcaacatttatttgtgtggGTGAAGTGTGTGAATTGATGTATCGGGTGTCACACCtcagtgtgtttttatttacatttttacttttaatcatTAAGTCGATGCTTTTATCAAAACCGATAAATGAGGAACACCACAAGCAATTCATTGTCCTTGAGTCAACAATATTCACAATACCACAAGGCCGAGGCACAAGACTAAGTGCAAAAGTCAAAATGCAAAAAGATGATTTATAATGGTAAAACCATTGGAAATGcctttgtttaatttaaaagaataattttgtGATTATAGTGAACAATGATCTTACAAAGTATGTGGAAACTTAAAGGAAAAGATTGCAGATTTTTAGCAACCTTTTATTGTTACTATGTCAGTATATGTAAGTGAACGATGTGTACTCTTTCTCTGTGTTACCTGCACCCATATACCATTTATTTGTCATCAGAAGTCCACTGGATGATgcataacattacattttaatgcatttctgtATTCTCGCCCATAGAGATTAACAGAGGAGCAGGGGTAAAGTCAAAAGTGAATTATGGGTGTTTTTTGTCCAAAGAAATCACAACAGCTATTTTTATCTCATTTCTCTAGTTATGGAGCACAAATTTCAGAAAACAATCCTTCTACTGCATAGACTGCTGAGATTTGTGAAAAGTCCATCTTTGTCAGCATTGAATTACCCTTTTAAGGCCCATTAACACCAAGGATGATAAACATAATGCTAACTatgaagttttaataattttaattctttGAGAATAGGCAACAGAGGAATGATATAGTGAGAAgaaccttttgtttttttttctcaaataatgaccaataaaaacattaacaggGAATCAGAATCTGTCTGGCTTCAAAAAGCTGGAGTATCTTTATAGCtattgttcttggtgtgaactTGTACTTCTGTTTCTCATAGGAATGGGTCAAGAAGCAGGCAAGTCTGCGTGGCCCAAACCAGCAGGAGGATACCAGACCATCTCAGGCAGGAGGTACGGCCGTAGACACGCGTATATCAGTTTCCGGCCAGTTACAGATAAACACAGAGTCGCATCCACTGTGGACTGTCAAAACATGGAGAGGACGAGTAGTCAAAAGGACACAGCAGTGGGTATGTACCAGCTTAGTGGATGATTAAACTAATGAGTTCCTCAACATTAAAGCCCAAGTGTGTAATTTTCTCACCACAAATGTCAAAAACGGATTAGCAAAATTAATGAGTCTTATTGGTTGAAAAACTGATAGTCCCACCCCAAACTCAAGCCAAACAAACAAGGCAGTGTATTGAAagtgccactttttttttttttttttttttttttttttttttaaagatcattTTGGAAATCAACTTAAATATGGCTTGCTTACAGTTGTTACctaatattgtattaaaatattgtattataatgtattaaaactgCAAACTTCAGCAAACGAGTCCTGCAAATCTGTGAGCAACAGAATTAGAGGAATggattttgagattttgagaTTGAGGTTCTCATGGTGAATAAACAGCTTTGTAATATTGGGAATGTAACAGGGATTTTGAAAAGCTGAAATATGCATGTGTGGGTTGTTCTGCTTTAGAGTGAGGCATTCATCAACTTTAAAAAGTGTAGACGGAAACCCTGTAGGAGACCATCTGACTTTATTATGCAAATATATGAGAATGGTGAGGGTGGGTAGAAAGTAGTTTGAAATGGTTTTTGGTTCCTTACGTTTTAATAGAGTGACTGTCAAGAAATGcccaggtcatatttcaccccaaaactaaatgaaaacaacaaaacatatatttttcataaagaaaatgaagcctgTTGTTAGAACCAGTAAGACTTTTTGGTAAttctttacaataaggtgtcatttgttaacattggttaatgtgttaaaaataacatggacaaacaatgaaaaatacatttattacactatttattcatctttgttaatgttaggtaataaaaatacagccattcattgtttgttcatgttcacagtgcattaactaatttgattttaataatgcatcaataaatgctaaaattaacattaactaagttTAATacatgctgtagaagtattgttcattcttagttcatgttaatgttgttgttttttttgttttttttcttcatacaaaataaatggtTTACATTGTGAAGTATGAGAAAGTGTATGGCACAGTAGTATTTATTGCACTGCCtttagtttgtcatttttaaaataattataataaattttttcTGGACAAGGtgaatttcattattttattacaatagtgaaatattttttttttttttttttttttttttaaattacatgtgTATGTATGTTAATTTTGGGGTTAATGTAATTGTGATGAATAAGAAACAATAGAAAGAATAGTAATGTTTCTAAAAACgcaaataataatttcttattatATTGGGGGAAATGCAACCAAAACATGTTTGTCACATTTATTCTATACTGCATATCCCATCACTTCCTATatacaaaacaattaatttttttttttccagtaaggTAGAATGAgtaataacataaatatttttgccttcagcttcaaagggcaaCATTTCTTCAGTGCTTCAGACTATCCTCCCGACGGCATGCACAAATGCAGTGTGCCCTGAGTCAAACGCAGCATCAAATCAGGAGGGCCACAGCAAGAGGCAGTCATCATTATGTAGAGTCACAAAAGCACCCTCAAACCATTTCAAGAGACCAAAGAGTGACCAGGTTGTGCCATATGACAGAAAATATTGTTCTGGTATAGAAAAAGGTGAACAGGCTAGAGTCTGGCCTATCAGTGAAGACCCTAAGCCCAACCCGGAAGCTCTGAGTTACATCAATATTGACGCCTATGAGCCTGACAGTAGCGGTGCTGAGGAGGAGGATTTGAGTTTGAACCCATCTCAGGCTGCTCAGAAGAGACTTGATGGTATTTGTGAATTGGGTGGAAATTCGCTTGATGATTCGCATCCTAAtgtgttttcaaaaataaagaaacgtTCAGTGCAAATAGCACCTTCTAAAAGCTCAACAGACCTTTGCTGTGAGGCACCAGATTTTGAAAGAACTGTAAAAGCAAATAACAAAGTTAGTCCATTATTGGTTGCTGAAGACCAAGCTCCAAAATGTCATGGGGTTACGGCCAGCCCTGCACCCGCTTCCTATGAAAGCACAGGAAAAACCAACCCTGAAGGAACATTTCAGTCCGAAATGGTCGTGAGGCCAAAGATCCGCAAACAGACGAGCGAGACTCACCTTGAAAGAAGGAAACGTTCAGAAAAAGAGGAAGTAGGCCCTTTGTCAGGCTTAGCAGTCAGAAGCAAGTGTGGCTCGGCACCTCCGGGATTCCTCGCACAAACAAGCCCTAAAAATGAGTTCCTCTTTGACTTTCCACCCATGGCCTTGAGTGATCTCAGCTctgaaaacaggaaaaatgaGGATGATAATAATGCCAAAGTAGAAGAGGATGATGATTGTGATGAGATCTGGGAAGATCTGGAGGATTTTGGAGAGAAATGTGACCCATCTACAAAGGGTGATGAAAGGTAAGTAGGTATTGCATGTAcctcaatttaatttattgcacTAAAAAGACTCTTTGGTTATACTAATGCACTTTTCACAATTGGGGTACAAATTGATGTcacaatatcttttttttaccTTCATTTTATTTACGTAATAATGGAAGTCAGTCTTTAGATcggcccaaacttggtcctggagggccggtgtcctgctgagtttagctccaaccccaattagacacacctaaaccagctaatcaagctcttactaggcatactagaaacagAGACTGAGACACTCATTCGTCGTTTACGGATAccaaaagaatgaatgaaaagtgccGCAAGCTCAATTccacctgtcgcaaaaagtcagtgacttcacTTAAAAAATGGCATCTTTCTCAGTGTAAACTCCAAAATATAGTTCAATCcataaatattgtttagtgtaaaacatgttgaagattagccaATAGGCTGTTAATTCCTTATATATTAAGCTGTTTCCTCTAataagctgtttattcagcagAGTGAAACCTCTCCTCCATTCAGAAATAAACAGCCTCT
Encoded here:
- the pja2 gene encoding E3 ubiquitin-protein ligase Praja-2 isoform X2, with translation MGQEAGKSAWPKPAGGYQTISGRRYGRRHAYISFRPVTDKHRVASTVDCQNMERTSSQKDTAVASKGNISSVLQTILPTACTNAVCPESNAASNQEGHSKRQSSLCRVTKAPSNHFKRPKSDQVVPYDRKYCSGIEKGEQARVWPISEDPKPNPEALSYINIDAYEPDSSGAEEEDLSLNPSQAAQKRLDGICELGGNSLDDSHPNVFSKIKKRSVQIAPSKSSTDLCCEAPDFERTVKANNKVSPLLVAEDQAPKCHGVTASPAPASYESTGKTNPEGTFQSEMVVRPKIRKQTSETHLERRKRSEKEEVGPLSGLAVRSKCGSAPPGFLAQTSPKNEFLFDFPPMALSDLSSENRKNEDDNNAKVEEDDDCDEIWEDLEDFGEKCDPSTKGDESSSEFSEGEWSASWTSDSGLEKERCTSEESWETLPGMDEPPGSSSSSSLEEVPSLNLALEEQTPLEEGEIPWLMYNEDSGSSSDEDPDGVSQFVHPGLFILDGNNNLEDDSSMSEDLDTEWRFLDEFGDGFGMAQAISYVDHSQLLTYMALEERLAQAMEAALAHLESLAIDVEQAHPPATEQIIDCLPQITINAENTEQEQCCAICCCEYVKDEIATLLPCRHMFHKLCVTLWLRKSGTCPVCRHVLTPVVTEPASLNTEQETPPDSHSASGGTC
- the pja2 gene encoding E3 ubiquitin-protein ligase Praja-2 isoform X1, giving the protein MGQEAGKSAWPKPAGGYQTISGRRYGRRHAYISFRPVTDKHRVASTVDCQNMERTSSQKDTAVASKGNISSVLQTILPTACTNAVCPESNAASNQEGHSKRQSSLCRVTKAPSNHFKRPKSDQVVPYDRKYCSGIEKGEQARVWPISEDPKPNPEALSYINIDAYEPDSSGAEEEDLSLNPSQAAQKRLDGICELGGNSLDDSHPNVFSKIKKRSVQIAPSKSSTDLCCEAPDFERTVKANNKVSPLLVAEDQAPKCHGVTASPAPASYESTGKTNPEGTFQSEMVVRPKIRKQTSETHLERRKRSEKEEVGPLSGLAVRSKCGSAPPGFLAQTSPKNEFLFDFPPMALSDLSSENRKNEDDNNAKVEEDDDCDEIWEDLEDFGEKCDPSTKGDESSSSEFSEGEWSASWTSDSGLEKERCTSEESWETLPGMDEPPGSSSSSSLEEVPSLNLALEEQTPLEEGEIPWLMYNEDSGSSSDEDPDGVSQFVHPGLFILDGNNNLEDDSSMSEDLDTEWRFLDEFGDGFGMAQAISYVDHSQLLTYMALEERLAQAMEAALAHLESLAIDVEQAHPPATEQIIDCLPQITINAENTEQEQCCAICCCEYVKDEIATLLPCRHMFHKLCVTLWLRKSGTCPVCRHVLTPVVTEPASLNTEQETPPDSHSASGGTC